In Neoarius graeffei isolate fNeoGra1 chromosome 15, fNeoGra1.pri, whole genome shotgun sequence, a single genomic region encodes these proteins:
- the tdo2b gene encoding tryptophan 2,3-dioxygenase B: MGLVGPLDRSARGFKINPVEAEKEEEGGYPNGTNKASEGEIVYGNYLQLDKIINAQKLQSELKGNKIHDEHLFIVTHQSYELWFKQITWELDSVRELFIHNHVRDERNMLKVVSRIHRITLILKLLVDQFAVLETMTALDFFDFRDYLSSASGFQSLQFRLLENKLGVSEKLRVPYNRRHYKDIFSGQESEALLKTHQEPTLLQLVEKWLERTPGLERDGFNFWGKLQANIEEGHRLEKQKLEKMPTCEKKQEILEDLTKQIEIFTYLFDSKHHEHLLSKGERRLSYRALQGALMIYFYREEPRFQVPFQLLMYLMEVDTLMTKWRYNHVCMVHRMIGNKAGTGGSSGYHYLRSTVSDRYKVFVDLFNLATYLVPRAWVPKLDPSMYRFPYIAEYNDSSYSSSGSCSSEEDETNALQHSVVTATFRHANPHE; encoded by the exons atgggtcTCGTTGGGccgttagatcggtcagcacgagg TTTTAAAATCAATCCTGTTGAGGCAGAGAAGGAGGAAGAGGGTGGTTACCCAAATGGCACTAACAAAGCCTCAGAAGGTGAAATTGTTTATGGAAACTACCTCCAG CTGGATAAGATTATTAATGCACAGAAACTACAGAGTGAACTGAAAGGCAACAAAATCCATGATGAGCACCTGTTTATAGTCACCCACCAAT CTTATGAGTTATGGTTTAAGCAGATTACGTGGGAGCTTGATTCAGTTCGGGAACTGTTCATTCACAATCAT GTTCGCGATGAGCGGAACATGCTGAAAGTGGTGAGTCGCATCCACAGGATCACTCTGATCTTGAAGCTGCTGGTGGACCAGTTTGCTGTGCTGGAGACCATGACTGCTTTGGATTTCTTTGATTTCAG gGATTACTTGTCCTCAGCTTCAGGGTTCCAAAGTCTTCAGTTTCGTCTTCTTGAAAATAAGTTGGGAGTTTCTGAGAAATTGAGAGTTCCCTACAACCGTCGTCACTACAAGGACATATTCTCTGGACAGGAGAGTGAGGCATTGCTCAAAACCCACCAAGAACCTACACTGCTGCAGCTTGTAGAG aaatGGCTGGAGAGAACACCTGGCCTTGAAAGGGATGGCTTCAACTTCTGGGGAAAGCTGCAAGCAAATATTGAGGAAGGTCACAGGTTGGAGAAGCAGAAGCTTGAG AAAATGCCAACTTGTGAGAAAAAGCAAgagattctggaggatctcactaAGCAGATCGAAATATTCACTTATCTGTTTGACTCCAAACATCATGAACATCTTTTAAGCAAAG GAGAGCGCCGGCTGTCCTACAGAGCTCTCCAGGGAGCCCTAATGATTTACTTTTACAG AGAAGAGCCTCGGTTTCAGGTGCCGTTCCAGCTCCTGATGTACTTAATGGAGGTTGATACCCTCATGACCAAATGGAGAT ATAATCATGTGTGCATGGTGCACAGAATGATAGGCAATAAAGCAGGCACAGGTGGCTCTTCAGGTTACCATTACCTGCGCTCTACTGTCAG TGATCGTTACAAAGTGTTTGTGGATTTGTTCAACCTGGCTACGTACCTGGTCCCACGGGCCTGGGTGCCCAAACTGGATCCCTCCATGTACAGGTTTCCTTACATCGCTGAGTACAATGACAGCTCATACAGCTCCAGTGGCTCCTGCAGCAGTGAGGAAGACGAAACAAATGCACTGCAACATTCAGTAGTGACGGCAACATTCAGACACGCTAATCCCCATGAATGA